A stretch of Methanobrevibacter sp. YE315 DNA encodes these proteins:
- a CDS encoding cupin domain-containing protein translates to MNEDIKAKALNIQSLLDYQKDSVVSREVIKKELGTVTFFAFDQGQGLSEHSAPFDAMVQVIDGEAEITISGVKNTVKAGEIIIMPANDPHALQAENSPFKMILTMIKSD, encoded by the coding sequence ATGAACGAGGATATTAAGGCTAAAGCTTTAAATATCCAATCCTTATTGGATTATCAAAAGGACAGTGTAGTAAGCCGTGAAGTAATCAAAAAAGAGTTGGGTACAGTCACATTCTTTGCCTTTGACCAAGGTCAGGGATTGTCTGAACATTCAGCTCCCTTTGATGCAATGGTTCAGGTCATTGACGGTGAAGCGGAAATCACAATTTCAGGTGTAAAAAATACCGTAAAAGCAGGTGAAATTATTATCATGCCAGCTAATGACCCACATGCACTTCAAGCTGAAAACAGTCCATTTAAAATGATTTTAACCATGATAAAAAGTGATTAA
- a CDS encoding RNase J family beta-CASP ribonuclease: MSVEVIAIGGYQEVGKNMTAVKIGEDVIIFDMGIHLDRISMHEDTDIDRMHSLDLIERGVIPDDTLMKDVDGKVKGIVFSHGHLDHIGAVAKLAHRYDAPLIGTPYTAALIEKQIKGERKFKVTNPIRPLNPGNKLKLSKDITLEFVQSTHSIPQAVFPVLHTPEGIIIYALDFKFDNHQKVSPPPDYKRLKELGRKGVLALIVETTNAKNYNEVKTHSERIARNILEDVMKGPLQEKNGMIVTTFSSHVERVQAIADIAKKSHREIFFLGRSMERFCGIAQKLGILKLPKNACIYGSPKAVNKALIRADEDRANYLLVTTGHQGEPDALLPRIANGRTPFNIKKGDNIIISAPIIPNPTNAANRHIMERRLKVKGARIYPNAHVSGHAGREDHREFLRMVKPQHIIPAHGDLSMLAAYAELAEEEGYRIGYDIHILRNAQAQVFKS, encoded by the coding sequence ATGAGCGTTGAAGTAATCGCTATTGGTGGATACCAGGAAGTTGGGAAAAACATGACAGCGGTCAAAATTGGTGAGGACGTCATCATTTTTGATATGGGTATTCACTTGGACAGGATTAGTATGCATGAAGATACTGATATCGATAGAATGCATAGTTTAGATTTAATTGAACGGGGGGTTATTCCGGACGATACATTAATGAAGGATGTTGATGGTAAAGTAAAAGGAATAGTCTTTTCACACGGTCATTTAGACCATATTGGTGCTGTTGCTAAATTGGCACATAGATATGACGCACCATTAATTGGAACACCATATACTGCTGCGTTAATTGAAAAGCAAATAAAAGGAGAACGTAAATTCAAGGTAACTAATCCGATTAGGCCTTTGAATCCTGGAAACAAATTAAAGCTTTCAAAAGACATTACATTGGAATTTGTCCAATCAACTCACAGTATTCCACAAGCAGTATTTCCGGTATTGCATACTCCGGAAGGAATTATTATTTATGCTTTAGACTTTAAATTTGATAATCATCAAAAGGTGTCACCTCCTCCTGATTATAAAAGATTAAAGGAATTGGGCAGGAAAGGTGTGCTTGCTTTAATTGTAGAAACAACTAATGCTAAAAATTACAATGAGGTAAAGACTCATTCTGAGCGTATTGCACGTAATATTCTTGAAGATGTGATGAAAGGACCATTGCAAGAGAAAAATGGTATGATTGTTACAACATTTTCATCTCACGTAGAACGTGTTCAGGCTATTGCGGATATTGCTAAAAAAAGCCATAGGGAAATATTTTTCCTTGGAAGGTCAATGGAAAGGTTCTGCGGTATTGCGCAAAAATTAGGAATTCTAAAGCTTCCTAAAAATGCCTGCATTTATGGATCTCCAAAAGCTGTAAATAAGGCATTAATAAGGGCTGATGAAGATAGGGCAAACTATTTGCTTGTTACTACAGGACACCAAGGAGAGCCTGATGCATTGCTTCCAAGAATTGCCAATGGAAGAACTCCTTTTAATATCAAGAAAGGAGACAACATAATTATCTCCGCACCGATTATTCCAAACCCGACAAATGCTGCAAATAGGCATATTATGGAGAGAAGGTTAAAGGTTAAGGGTGCAAGAATTTATCCAAATGCTCACGTTTCCGGACACGCTGGAAGAGAAGACCATCGTGAATTCTTGCGTATGGTAAAGCCACAGCATATTATTCCAGCACACGGAGATTTATCAATGCTTGCAGCTTATGCTGAACTGGCTGAAGAAGAAGGATATAGAATAGGTTACGATATTCATATTTTAAGAAATGCACAAGCACAAGTTTTTAAAAGTTAG
- the fni gene encoding type 2 isopentenyl-diphosphate Delta-isomerase, with product MISDRKLEHLLICENYDVEFKDKTNGFEDIELIHNVLPEIDKQEIDLSTSVFGKKLDSPLFITAITGGHPSAKAINRQLAIAAENNNIALGVGSQRAACEHPELEDTYTVVRENAPNCLLVGNIGAPQLNLAEKAVEILDADILAIHLNPLQESIQPEGDLDARGYTDLIAQITDAVDIPVLAKETGCGISAESAKILVEAGVDFIDIEGAGGTSWAAVETYRSDDKYLGEIFWDWGIPTAISTVEVTNAVDVPVISSGGIRTGLEAAKAIALGADAVGMALPFLKNSDSQEKLNKFIQRFNDSLRIAMFLVGASNIEELKQSNLVIRGKTREWLNERGINTKNYSRR from the coding sequence ATGATTTCAGATAGAAAATTAGAGCATTTATTAATTTGTGAAAATTATGATGTTGAATTTAAGGATAAAACCAATGGATTTGAAGATATTGAATTGATCCATAATGTGTTGCCTGAAATTGACAAGCAGGAAATTGATTTATCAACTTCCGTTTTTGGTAAAAAATTAGATTCACCTTTATTCATAACAGCTATTACAGGAGGCCATCCTTCTGCAAAAGCAATCAATAGACAGTTGGCAATTGCTGCTGAAAATAATAATATTGCTTTAGGTGTCGGATCTCAAAGAGCAGCTTGTGAACACCCTGAATTGGAAGATACTTATACTGTTGTTCGTGAAAATGCGCCTAATTGTTTATTAGTTGGTAATATTGGAGCACCTCAATTGAACTTGGCTGAAAAAGCGGTTGAGATTTTGGATGCTGATATATTGGCCATTCATCTAAATCCTCTTCAAGAATCAATACAGCCTGAAGGTGATTTGGATGCAAGAGGATACACTGACTTGATTGCTCAAATTACTGATGCAGTTGACATTCCGGTGCTTGCCAAAGAAACAGGTTGCGGCATTTCAGCCGAATCAGCTAAGATATTGGTTGAAGCGGGTGTTGACTTTATTGACATCGAAGGTGCTGGAGGAACCAGCTGGGCGGCCGTTGAAACATACAGATCTGATGACAAATATCTTGGGGAGATATTCTGGGATTGGGGTATTCCAACTGCAATCAGTACAGTTGAAGTAACTAATGCAGTGGATGTTCCTGTTATTTCTTCTGGAGGTATCAGAACAGGTCTTGAAGCGGCTAAAGCTATTGCTCTTGGAGCTGATGCTGTTGGTATGGCATTACCATTCTTAAAAAATTCTGATTCACAGGAAAAATTAAACAAATTTATTCAAAGATTTAATGATTCATTAAGGATTGCAATGTTTTTAGTTGGAGCTAGCAACATTGAAGAATTGAAACAATCTAATTTAGTTATTCGAGGAAAAACAAGGGAATGGCTAAACGAAAGAGGTATTAACACAAAAAATTATTCAAGGAGATGA
- a CDS encoding aldo/keto reductase, with protein sequence MRLGKTNLEVNKNGFGALPIQRRNMADSIEILQTAYENGINFYDTAHFYTDSEEKIGRALSDVRENIYLATKSGAETVEDFWSDLETSLKNMKTDYLDLHQFHNISFCPKEDDDLYKAMLDAKEQGLVKHIGITTHKITHAHEALDSGLYETLQYPFSYLSGEEEIQLVEKCKQLDVGFIAMKAMGGGLIKNSKASYAFLNQFDNVLPIWGIQKLEELNEFLSYDENTVLDDDLRALIEKDKKELGTNFCRGCGYCMPCPEGINISLCGRMSLWIRRFPTEPNLDEKTQEMMKHTLDCTECYSCVDKCPYELDIPELLKENYEDYQNVLTGKTKV encoded by the coding sequence ATGAGGCTTGGAAAAACTAATCTTGAAGTAAACAAAAACGGATTCGGCGCACTGCCGATTCAGAGACGAAACATGGCCGATTCAATCGAAATTCTTCAAACCGCATATGAAAACGGGATAAATTTCTACGATACTGCACATTTCTACACAGACAGCGAAGAAAAGATTGGACGTGCATTGAGCGATGTTCGGGAAAACATCTATCTTGCAACAAAAAGCGGAGCCGAAACTGTGGAAGACTTCTGGAGCGATCTGGAAACATCACTTAAAAACATGAAGACCGATTATCTTGACCTGCATCAGTTCCACAACATCTCCTTCTGCCCAAAGGAAGATGACGATTTATACAAGGCAATGCTTGATGCAAAAGAGCAAGGTCTGGTAAAACATATCGGAATAACTACACACAAAATCACACATGCCCATGAAGCGCTCGATTCAGGACTATACGAAACACTCCAATATCCTTTCTCCTATTTGAGCGGTGAAGAGGAAATACAACTAGTTGAAAAATGCAAACAATTGGATGTAGGATTCATTGCCATGAAGGCAATGGGCGGAGGACTGATTAAAAACTCAAAAGCAAGCTACGCATTCCTAAACCAATTCGACAATGTCCTGCCGATTTGGGGAATCCAAAAGCTAGAAGAGCTCAATGAATTTTTATCATACGATGAAAACACCGTTTTGGATGATGATTTAAGAGCCCTCATTGAAAAGGACAAAAAGGAACTCGGAACTAATTTCTGCAGAGGCTGCGGATACTGCATGCCATGCCCTGAAGGAATAAACATCAGCCTATGCGGAAGAATGTCACTTTGGATTAGAAGATTTCCGACCGAACCAAATTTAGATGAAAAAACCCAGGAAATGATGAAACATACACTGGACTGTACAGAATGCTATTCCTGTGTAGACAAGTGCCCATATGAACTGGATATCCCTGAACTCTTAAAGGAAAACTATGAAGACTACCAGAACGTCCTGACCGGAAAGACAAAGGTGTGA
- the hcp gene encoding hydroxylamine reductase, which translates to MADGLDMFCYQCSQTAKGTGCTVKGVCGKNATVARLQDNLIFTMKGISAYNYNANVLGKFDPEIDAFLTKGLYTTLTNVNFDTNDLVALALEAGKVSVDVMRLLKDAHIEAYGEPQPVEVKVGAQEGPAIIVTGHDLKALEELLKQVEGTDIKVYTHSEMLPAHGYPGLNKYENLAGQLGGAWHDQRTIFKKYNAAIVGTSNCVLPALDAYKERMFTMDVAKLEGVKTIEDYDFSEVIECAKSLGSLEAEELTTITTGWSAGAIVEHADAIKKLVEEGKIRRFFVVGGCDKAAKHNDYYREFVQNLPEDTVILTLACGKYKFNDLDLGDIEGIPRLLDVGQCNDTIVAVDVAVALCELFDMELNELPLTIVLSWMEQKAAAVLWALLYLGKTDMWIGPVLPAWANEDILNVLVENYNLTPTTGDAIADIKTIMGE; encoded by the coding sequence ATGGCAGACGGCTTAGATATGTTTTGTTATCAATGTTCCCAAACCGCTAAAGGTACTGGTTGTACTGTAAAAGGTGTTTGTGGTAAAAATGCAACTGTAGCAAGATTACAAGATAATTTAATCTTTACTATGAAAGGAATTAGTGCTTATAACTACAATGCAAATGTTTTAGGAAAATTCGACCCTGAAATTGATGCATTTTTAACCAAAGGTTTATACACCACTTTAACCAACGTCAACTTCGACACTAACGACTTAGTTGCATTAGCTCTTGAAGCAGGTAAAGTCAGCGTAGATGTAATGAGATTGCTAAAAGATGCTCACATTGAAGCTTACGGCGAACCACAACCTGTAGAAGTGAAAGTGGGTGCACAAGAAGGACCAGCTATCATTGTAACCGGTCACGACTTGAAGGCATTAGAAGAATTATTAAAACAAGTGGAAGGGACTGACATTAAAGTTTACACTCACTCTGAAATGTTGCCGGCTCACGGATACCCTGGACTCAACAAATACGAAAACCTGGCAGGTCAACTAGGTGGAGCATGGCATGACCAAAGAACAATCTTTAAAAAATACAATGCAGCAATCGTTGGAACCAGCAACTGCGTATTGCCTGCACTCGATGCATACAAAGAAAGAATGTTCACAATGGATGTGGCAAAACTTGAAGGCGTAAAAACAATAGAAGATTATGACTTTTCAGAAGTTATCGAATGTGCAAAATCCTTAGGATCTTTAGAAGCTGAAGAATTAACCACAATCACAACCGGTTGGAGTGCAGGAGCTATCGTAGAGCATGCAGATGCAATCAAAAAATTAGTTGAAGAAGGCAAAATCAGAAGATTCTTCGTTGTAGGAGGATGTGACAAAGCAGCAAAACACAATGACTACTACAGAGAATTCGTTCAAAACTTGCCTGAAGACACTGTTATCTTAACCTTGGCATGCGGAAAATACAAGTTCAATGATTTGGATTTAGGAGATATTGAAGGCATCCCAAGATTATTGGATGTAGGTCAATGCAATGACACTATTGTTGCAGTTGATGTGGCAGTAGCATTATGTGAATTGTTCGACATGGAATTGAATGAATTGCCATTGACTATTGTCCTCAGTTGGATGGAACAGAAAGCGGCCGCAGTACTCTGGGCTTTACTCTACTTGGGCAAAACCGACATGTGGATCGGACCGGTACTTCCTGCTTGGGCAAATGAAGACATATTAAATGTCCTGGTTGAAAACTACAACTTAACTCCAACAACCGGCGATGCAATAGCCGACATAAAAACCATAATGGGGGAATAG
- a CDS encoding carbon starvation protein A → MYSFLICFLALIGSYFLYGKLIEKVVGVDENNTTPAYEINDGVDYVPLSRLKNFLIHFLNIAGLGPIFGAIQGALFGPAAFLWIVLGTIFIGAVHDFFSGFMSLRNDGLTMPNIIAKYLGNTVQKFIAFIIIITGVLVAATFATGSADLLAKLTNVDAFIWIVIIFIYFLIATVFPVDKIIGKIYPIFGALFLLMAVFMIGALLLNPAYTIPEFTTQGLYLTDKTIFPYLFVTIACGAISGFHASQSPIVARCMKNENDARPVFFGAMVLEGITALIWAAVAMAFFHGQPQLAVIYGATPSVAVHEMALALLGPLGVILAVIGVVICPITTGDTSLRSSRITFADVFNINQENIKSRLKLAVPLFIASFALTFVDFTLIWRYFAWAQLIIATAVLFAGTIYLIQKEKPYIITLAPAIVCTLITFGYILQAPEGLGLPSMIANVISVIATLVITIVFMKKYKK, encoded by the coding sequence ATGTATAGTTTCTTAATTTGTTTTTTAGCACTGATCGGTTCATATTTTTTATATGGTAAACTTATTGAAAAAGTTGTTGGCGTTGATGAGAATAATACAACACCAGCATATGAGATAAATGACGGCGTTGATTACGTACCACTATCCCGTTTGAAGAATTTTCTGATTCATTTCTTAAATATTGCCGGACTGGGTCCTATTTTTGGAGCTATACAAGGTGCATTATTCGGTCCAGCCGCATTTTTATGGATTGTACTTGGAACAATATTCATTGGAGCCGTACATGACTTCTTCTCAGGATTCATGTCCTTGAGAAATGACGGGTTAACAATGCCAAACATTATTGCCAAATATCTTGGAAACACAGTTCAGAAATTTATCGCATTTATCATTATCATTACAGGCGTTCTTGTTGCAGCCACTTTTGCTACAGGATCTGCAGATTTGCTTGCAAAACTAACAAATGTGGATGCATTCATATGGATTGTAATAATCTTTATCTATTTCTTAATCGCAACAGTATTTCCGGTCGATAAGATTATCGGGAAAATCTACCCTATCTTTGGAGCATTATTCCTGCTTATGGCTGTGTTTATGATAGGAGCTTTACTTCTCAATCCTGCATACACCATTCCGGAATTCACAACACAAGGACTATACCTTACTGATAAAACAATTTTCCCATATTTATTCGTTACAATTGCATGCGGAGCCATTTCCGGTTTCCACGCATCCCAATCCCCTATTGTTGCCAGATGCATGAAAAATGAAAATGATGCAAGACCTGTATTTTTTGGCGCAATGGTTCTGGAAGGTATAACAGCTTTAATCTGGGCAGCCGTTGCAATGGCATTTTTCCACGGCCAACCACAGCTTGCGGTAATCTATGGTGCAACACCATCCGTAGCCGTACATGAAATGGCATTGGCCCTGCTCGGTCCGCTTGGAGTGATTCTAGCGGTTATCGGTGTGGTAATCTGTCCAATCACTACCGGTGATACTTCACTTAGAAGTTCAAGAATAACTTTTGCCGACGTGTTCAATATTAACCAGGAAAACATTAAGTCAAGGTTAAAATTAGCGGTGCCCTTATTCATTGCGTCATTCGCATTGACTTTTGTTGACTTTACATTAATCTGGAGATACTTTGCATGGGCCCAATTAATAATCGCGACAGCAGTATTGTTTGCGGGCACAATTTATCTGATTCAAAAAGAAAAACCTTACATCATTACATTAGCCCCTGCAATAGTATGTACATTAATTACTTTTGGATACATATTGCAAGCTCCTGAAGGTTTGGGATTGCCTTCAATGATCGCCAATGTGATTTCAGTCATTGCAACATTGGTTATAACCATTGTCTTTATGAAAAAATATAAAAAATAG
- a CDS encoding nicotianamine synthase family protein: protein MSCYKYWGKLEEIANKLSSYGDLDKYGDSALDDVDINEIIEILDDVEIIAHDKTIDFDSAKHILDDEKMNRALKLIRKFYVYVGARLETENALKILESDNPTETLDSFHFYDRYIGLIENESQLAKFNQEKTFVFLGSGPLPLTLIMFNKVFGCKCIGIEQLEDVAELSRKVLKRLDLDKDIEIVVGDEKVIEKLDYDILMVAALAEPKERVFSNIWEFVDEQTPVIYRTYTGMRAILYAPVLDKDTRGFHKEVMVLPTGNTNNTSVLIRKIV, encoded by the coding sequence ATGAGTTGTTATAAATATTGGGGAAAACTTGAAGAAATCGCAAACAAATTATCTAGTTACGGTGATTTGGATAAATACGGCGATTCTGCCCTAGATGACGTTGACATTAATGAAATAATCGAGATATTGGATGATGTTGAAATCATTGCACATGATAAAACAATTGATTTTGACTCAGCAAAACATATTCTTGATGACGAAAAGATGAACAGGGCCTTAAAGCTGATTAGAAAGTTTTATGTTTATGTCGGTGCCAGACTTGAAACGGAAAATGCATTGAAAATTTTAGAATCCGACAATCCAACAGAAACATTGGATTCCTTCCATTTCTATGACCGTTACATTGGTCTGATTGAAAATGAATCACAATTGGCTAAATTCAATCAAGAAAAAACATTTGTATTTTTAGGCTCAGGTCCTTTGCCATTAACACTGATAATGTTCAATAAGGTTTTCGGCTGCAAATGCATTGGAATCGAACAGCTTGAAGACGTTGCTGAATTGTCCCGTAAGGTTTTAAAAAGATTGGATCTCGATAAGGACATTGAGATAGTTGTTGGTGATGAAAAGGTCATTGAAAAATTGGATTATGATATCTTGATGGTTGCAGCTCTTGCTGAGCCAAAAGAAAGGGTATTTTCAAACATCTGGGAATTTGTTGACGAACAGACTCCAGTTATCTACAGGACCTATACCGGTATGAGAGCTATTCTATATGCTCCTGTTCTTGATAAGGACACTAGAGGTTTCCACAAGGAGGTAATGGTTCTTCCAACAGGAAATACTAATAACACTTCAGTTTTAATTAGAAAAATAGTTTAA
- the idsA gene encoding short chain isoprenyl diphosphate synthase IdsA, with protein MSDVKEVLGNYSTEITKTIEEELATITPDNLAEASVYLTRAGGKMLRPALTLITADAVGGTQESALKSAAAIELIHTFSLIHDDIMDQDDMRRGMPSVHKVWGDDVAILAGDTLFSKAFEIIIGTEGTSSDQNNKALATVADACVKICEGQALDMGFEDRFDVTEDEYMEMIFKKTGALIAAATKAGAIMGGASDEVIDAMYEYGRLIGLAFQIQDDYLDLASDEETLGKPIGSDIGKGKMTIIAIKGLASDDSGRLLEILKAENNSQDEIDEAIEILTNCGAIEYARNLALESVDKSKEVLEILDDSSSKQILIDIADFVLERSA; from the coding sequence ATGAGTGATGTAAAAGAAGTATTAGGGAATTATTCAACAGAAATTACTAAAACAATCGAAGAAGAGCTAGCAACAATTACTCCCGATAATCTTGCAGAAGCATCAGTTTACCTTACTAGAGCAGGAGGTAAAATGTTAAGGCCTGCTTTAACATTAATAACTGCTGATGCTGTTGGCGGTACTCAGGAATCTGCATTAAAGTCTGCTGCAGCCATTGAATTGATTCACACATTTTCTCTTATCCATGATGACATTATGGATCAGGATGACATGAGAAGAGGAATGCCTTCAGTTCATAAGGTCTGGGGTGATGATGTAGCTATATTGGCAGGGGACACCTTATTCTCAAAAGCTTTTGAAATAATTATTGGTACTGAAGGAACTAGTTCAGATCAAAATAACAAAGCTTTGGCTACTGTTGCGGATGCATGTGTGAAAATTTGTGAAGGTCAAGCGTTAGACATGGGATTTGAAGACAGGTTTGATGTTACTGAAGATGAATATATGGAAATGATTTTCAAAAAGACTGGTGCATTGATTGCCGCTGCAACCAAAGCTGGAGCCATTATGGGTGGAGCATCAGATGAAGTCATTGATGCAATGTATGAATATGGTCGTTTAATTGGTCTTGCTTTCCAGATTCAGGACGATTACCTTGATTTGGCTTCAGACGAAGAGACTTTAGGAAAACCGATTGGTTCCGATATTGGTAAAGGTAAGATGACCATTATTGCAATTAAAGGTTTGGCCAGTGATGATTCGGGAAGATTGCTTGAAATCTTAAAAGCTGAAAATAATTCTCAAGATGAGATAGATGAAGCAATTGAAATTTTAACAAATTGTGGTGCTATTGAATATGCTCGAAATCTTGCACTAGAATCTGTAGATAAATCCAAAGAAGTACTCGAAATATTGGATGATTCTTCATCTAAACAGATACTTATTGACATTGCAGATTTTGTACTTGAGAGAAGTGCATAA
- a CDS encoding class I SAM-dependent methyltransferase yields the protein MKQYIENPNDVDWVSFWAERLANKKNKDWDKAAPGFYKRTRKDDYQDALFDSLILDENDTVLDVGCGEGSVTIPIAKRVKKVIGLDSSTKMLEYLEKRASDNDIDNIETILKPIEEIRYEDIGDVDVVICSRSLNGIIPIDEVLLELDKIANKYVFITVFGPENKKIEKDFDKELGIKTEDFPDYNYFFNILFNLGIYANVERFDLNNYREYDSIEEAMDNGKFRLDLYDDEEKELLKSYLKRILSYDEETKKYYNVKDKADWILIWWKK from the coding sequence ATGAAGCAATACATTGAAAACCCCAATGATGTCGATTGGGTGAGTTTCTGGGCTGAAAGATTGGCAAACAAAAAGAATAAAGATTGGGACAAGGCTGCACCCGGATTTTACAAAAGAACCCGTAAAGATGATTATCAGGATGCGTTATTTGACAGCCTGATTTTAGATGAAAACGATACCGTTTTGGATGTGGGCTGCGGTGAAGGGTCAGTTACCATCCCAATAGCCAAAAGGGTAAAAAAGGTAATTGGACTTGATTCATCAACCAAAATGTTGGAATATCTGGAAAAAAGGGCTAGTGACAATGACATTGACAATATTGAAACCATTCTAAAGCCTATTGAGGAAATACGATATGAAGATATCGGAGATGTTGATGTCGTAATCTGCTCAAGATCTCTAAATGGAATCATACCGATTGATGAAGTGTTGCTTGAATTGGATAAAATAGCCAACAAATACGTCTTCATAACTGTTTTCGGACCGGAAAACAAGAAAATCGAAAAGGATTTCGACAAGGAACTAGGAATTAAAACAGAAGATTTCCCGGATTACAACTATTTCTTCAATATCCTATTTAATTTGGGGATTTACGCAAATGTCGAAAGGTTTGACCTGAATAATTACCGTGAATATGACAGCATTGAAGAAGCTATGGACAATGGCAAATTCAGGCTGGATTTATATGATGATGAAGAAAAGGAACTTCTAAAGAGTTATTTAAAAAGAATACTTTCCTATGATGAGGAAACAAAAAAATATTATAATGTCAAAGACAAAGCGGATTGGATTTTAATATGGTGGAAAAAATAA
- a CDS encoding ADP-ribosylglycohydrolase family protein, giving the protein MKGIIGAICGDIIGSTHEFNPGKTKDFSLYNRKSIFTDDTVMTLAIANWLVEDKRSKDVLIRNLQYFGNLYPNAGYGGMFMQWIQEEDPEPYGSWANGSAMRVSPCAWVAESLKEAQDLAYMSAAVTHDHPEGIKGALATSDAIYLARCGADKDEIKTHIEVRYEYDLNRTVDEIRPYYSFDVSCAGSVPESIICFLEGDSFEDVIRNAVSLGGDADTQAAIAGSIASAYYDVPKKIAYKAIHRLDYTLLNVFIDFEEKFM; this is encoded by the coding sequence ATGAAAGGAATTATAGGAGCTATTTGCGGAGATATAATCGGATCAACTCATGAGTTCAATCCAGGTAAAACAAAAGATTTTAGTCTATATAACAGAAAATCAATATTCACTGATGATACTGTAATGACTCTGGCAATTGCAAATTGGTTGGTTGAAGACAAACGTTCTAAAGATGTTCTAATCAGGAATTTGCAGTATTTTGGCAATTTGTATCCTAATGCCGGATATGGCGGAATGTTTATGCAGTGGATACAGGAGGAAGACCCCGAGCCTTATGGCAGTTGGGCAAACGGTTCTGCTATGAGAGTGTCCCCTTGTGCATGGGTGGCGGAATCCTTAAAAGAAGCTCAGGATTTGGCATATATGTCTGCGGCTGTAACTCATGACCATCCGGAAGGCATTAAAGGTGCTCTTGCCACATCAGATGCGATCTATCTGGCAAGGTGTGGTGCCGATAAGGATGAAATCAAAACTCATATCGAAGTAAGATATGAATATGACTTAAACCGCACGGTGGATGAAATAAGGCCTTATTACAGCTTTGATGTATCATGTGCAGGAAGCGTTCCCGAATCAATCATCTGCTTTTTGGAAGGGGATTCGTTTGAAGATGTAATCAGAAATGCGGTTTCACTTGGAGGAGATGCCGATACGCAGGCAGCAATAGCTGGAAGCATAGCATCCGCTTATTATGATGTTCCTAAAAAAATTGCATACAAGGCTATTCATCGCCTGGATTATACTCTATTAAACGTTTTCATTGATTTTGAAGAAAAGTTCATGTAG
- a CDS encoding TrmB family transcriptional regulator, protein MDENIKILKGIGLTMYEAQAYVTLTSLISSNAAEIAEKSDIPRSKIYDVLKGLVKKNFIEVEDGRPLTYNVKSPVEVLSREKEKINSEIDDTITRLTYIYENGMSQVQAPIWRIYGVDKIISQEIEIISRAKSSINMRIGFLFEGEGEALVKAFKKRRKLNVNILASPTCYINNEEFDIIEFFKENDIPIQKADIPFVKVLISDSKEMMHTYTKFTEDKRNVIPQTAIGIWNKYEDVARNYDERFMNQLNKMKSKKQNNKRD, encoded by the coding sequence ATGGACGAAAATATCAAAATACTTAAAGGAATCGGACTTACAATGTATGAAGCACAGGCATACGTAACACTCACTTCATTGATATCATCAAATGCAGCCGAAATAGCTGAAAAATCAGATATTCCAAGAAGCAAAATATATGATGTGCTTAAAGGATTGGTTAAAAAGAATTTTATTGAAGTCGAAGACGGAAGACCACTGACATATAACGTCAAATCCCCCGTCGAAGTGCTAAGCCGAGAAAAAGAAAAAATAAACTCGGAAATAGATGACACAATAACAAGATTAACCTACATATATGAGAACGGTATGAGCCAGGTTCAAGCACCAATCTGGAGAATATACGGCGTTGACAAAATCATCTCACAGGAAATAGAAATCATCAGCCGTGCAAAAAGTTCAATCAACATGAGAATAGGATTCCTTTTCGAAGGCGAAGGGGAAGCCCTGGTTAAAGCATTTAAAAAAAGGCGAAAATTGAATGTGAACATACTGGCTTCACCGACATGCTACATCAACAATGAAGAATTTGACATCATTGAATTCTTTAAGGAAAACGACATCCCCATCCAAAAAGCCGACATTCCATTTGTAAAAGTGCTGATTTCAGATTCAAAAGAGATGATGCACACCTACACCAAATTTACAGAGGACAAGAGAAACGTTATCCCCCAGACAGCTATTGGAATCTGGAACAAATACGAGGACGTTGCAAGAAACTATGATGAAAGGTTCATGAATCAGCTGAATAAGATGAAATCCAAAAAGCAGAATAATAAAAGAGATTAA